The following coding sequences are from one Shewanella putrefaciens window:
- a CDS encoding acyltransferase translates to MFIHPLSDVQSSQIGEGTRVWQFAVVLKDAQIGRDCNICAHTLIENDVTIGDNVTVKSGVYIWDGTCIGNNVFIGPCATFTNDKMPRSKVYPDAFSKITVEEYASIGANATLLPGVTIGKHAMVGAGAVVTKDVPAYAVVVGNPAKIIRYIETQND, encoded by the coding sequence ATGTTTATTCATCCATTAAGTGATGTACAATCTAGCCAAATTGGTGAAGGTACTCGTGTATGGCAATTTGCTGTTGTTTTAAAAGATGCTCAAATTGGCCGTGATTGTAATATCTGTGCCCATACTTTGATTGAAAATGATGTCACTATTGGTGATAACGTGACTGTTAAATCTGGGGTCTATATTTGGGATGGTACCTGTATTGGTAATAATGTTTTTATTGGTCCTTGCGCCACTTTTACTAATGACAAAATGCCACGTTCTAAAGTATATCCTGATGCATTTTCTAAAATAACTGTCGAAGAGTACGCTTCAATTGGTGCAAATGCGACTCTATTGCCAGGGGTTACTATTGGCAAGCATGCCATGGTTGGTGCAGGTGCTGTCGTGACTAAAGATGTGCCTGCTTATGCTGTTGTCGTAGGTAATCCAGCCAAAATTATTCGATATATAGAGACGCAAAATGATTAA